The sequence GAATGGTGGCGCCAGGAGTTCGCCGAGACCGACGCGGACGTGCAGGCGCTCCGTGACGACCCCCGGACCGACCTCGCGAACCCGACCGCGAGCGAGGCGCTCCGGTGGGCCACCGAGTTCGACTGCCCGCTTCATCCCGCCTACACCTTCCTCTGGCACGACGTGAGCGTCGACGACGCGGCGGCGCTCGCGAACGCCGTCGACGACGGCGCCGTCGTCCCCGTCGAGAGCGACGGCGGCGTCCAGGAGGCGGCGCCTGATTCCGGAGACGCCGAAGAGACCGTCCTCGTCGTCGAGGCGACGGACACGGTCCGACGGGTCCTCGAACGCCTCCTGGTCGAACACGTCGCGACCGACGGGGAGGTGCGAATCGCCGACTGGCGGCCGCTGGTCCGGTCGCTCGGTCTCACGGCGGAGCTGGACGGCGCGTGGACGGTCGACGACCTCTCGGCGGCGGCCCGGGAGTGGGCGGACGGCGAGAACGCGGTCCGGGCGATCAACGAAGTCGCGCCGTTCACCGTCCGGGAACGCGCACCGACCCGGATCGGCAACCGGATGGGCCGCCCGGAGAAATCGGAGCGCCGCGACCTCTCGCCGGCCGTCCACACCCTCACCCCCATCGCGGAGGCGGGCGGGAGTCAGCGCGACATCGGCGCGGCGGCCCGCGAACGCACCGACGAGGGCCAGGGCGTCGTGAGCGTCGAGGTGGGCCGACGGGCGTGTGACGACTGCGGCGAAACGACCTACCGGACGCAGTGCCCGGACTGCGGGAGCCACACCGAACCCGTCTACGAATGTGGCTCCTGCGAACAGGTCGTCGACCCCGACGAGTCGGGGCGCGTCCACTGTGACCGGTGTGACCGCGACGTGACCAGCGCCGAACGCCGGCAGCTCGACATCGGGGCGCGGTATCACGAGGCCCTCGACGCCGTGGGCGAACGCGAGGCGGCGTTCGAGATGCTCAAAGGCGTCAAGGGACTCACGTCGGCGAACAAGACGCCCGAACCGATGGAGAAGGGCGTCCTCCGGGCCAAACACGACGTGAGCGCGTTCAAGGACGGCACCGTCCGCTACGACATGACGGACCTGCCGGTCACGGCCGTCCGTCCCGAGGAACTCGACGTGACCGCCGAGGACTTCCGCGAACTCGGCTACGAGACGGACATCGACGGCGAGCCGCTCCGGTTCGACGACCAGTTGGTCGAACTCAAGGTGCAGGACATCGTGCTCTCGGACGGCGCGGCCGAACACCTGCTGCAGACGGCCGATTTCGTCGACGACCTGCTGACGGAGTTCTACGATCTGCCGGCGTTCTACGACGTCGAGGAGCGGTCCGACCTCGTGGGCGAACTCGTCTTCGGGATGGCGCCGCACACGTCCGCGGCGGTGGTGGGTCGCGTCGTCGGGTTCACGTCGGCGTCGGTGGGCTATGCGCATCCGTATTTCCACGCGGCGAAGCGGCGGAACTGCTTCCACCCGGCGACGAAGGTGTGGTATCGGGACGAAGACGGCGCGTGGCACCACGAGCGGATCGAGACGCTCGTGGAGGAACGGCTGTCGGATCCGGAAACCGACGATTTCGGGACGCTGGTGCAGGAACTCGACGGCGACGTGCACGTTCCGAGTATCGACGACGAGGGCGAGCAGGTGCTGAAGCCGGTCGACGCGGTGTCGAAACACCGGGCGCCCGATCATCTGGTCGAGATCGAAACACGCGGAGGCAGAGAACTCACCGTAACACCGGACCACGAAATCCACGTCTTCGATGGCGGGCTAACGTCGAGACGAGCCTGTGAAGTCACGGAATCGGACTCACTCGTGGTCCCGGCTCAGCTGGACGTATCCGGCTCTGCAACTCGCTTCGACCTCCTCGAAGAGTTCCTCGAAAGCGACGACGTTCCGAACGAGTCGCTGATGTTGAAGGGATTGGACAAAGGCGAACTCTACGACCTCTTTACGGAGACGCTCGAAGACGACTGGGACGGACAGTTCTATCCGTTGAAGAGCACGGCAGAGCACCTCGGACTGACGAAGCAAGCGTTGAGCAACTATATCTATCGCGATAGCGTGCCAGCGTCCCTCCTCGTCGAGTTGCTCGGCTCGGCCGATGCCGTCGTCGAACGAGTTCCCGATGACATCACTCTCGGGATGAAGCGGAACACCGTCGAAATCGACCGATTCGTCGACCTGGACACGGACTTCGCTACCTTCCTCGGATACTACGCTGCCGAAGGCTTCGCCCGCGAACAGCCCACGCCAAAGGGAACGATTCACCAGACGACCATCTCGGGTGTCGAAACGGAAGCACGCGACTTCTTCGTCGACGCGTTCGATACCGCACTCGGCGTCGATGCGTACCGAGAGAACGACAAGAAGGTCACCGCTTCGGGCCGGTTGCCACGTGTCTTCATCGAGTCCGTACTCGACGGTGGTGTCAGCTCCGAAGACAAGCGTGTCCCCGGCTGTATCTTCGACGCTCCGGACGACATCGTCGCAGCGTATCTCGGTGGCTACTTCAGTGGGGATGGAACGGTAGACAAGACGGCGTTGGAAGTGTCGGCGACCACGGTCAGCCGGGAGTTGAAAGAAGACCTGTTGGCGCTGCTCACTCGCCTCGGTATCACGGCACGTGTCGATACAGTCGACCCCGTTCCGCTCGTCGAGAAGTTCCCCGAGTTCTACGACGAAGGGGACGCGATGTCGGAAAAATCGTTCGTCATTCGAATCACGTCCTCGGACGCAGTCCGGTTCCACGAGAACGTCGACCTGCATCTGAC comes from Haloplanus sp. XH21 and encodes:
- the polC gene encoding DNA polymerase II large subunit; this translates as MTPEDERYFEGIEARLEEAFDRAERARSQGADPQTEVEIPVARDMADRVENILGIDGVAERVRELDGQMSREEAALALVTDFVDGAVGDYDTPAGKIEGAVRTAVALLTEGVVAAPIEGIDRVELLENDDGTEFVNVYYAGPIRSAGGTAQALSVLVADYARSLLGIDEFKPRDGEIERYAEEIGLYDSETGLQYTPKDKETKFIAEHMPIMLDGEATGDEEVSGFRDLERVDTNAARGGMCLVLAEGIALKAPKIQRYTRDLDEVEWPWLQDLIDGTIGGDEADDADDDDAADADDDEGDADGDTDATGPKRVDPSEKYLRDLIAGRPVFGHPSESGGFRLRYGRSRNHGFATAGVHPATMHLVDDFLATGTQIKTERPGKAAGVVPVDTIEGPTVRLANGEVRRIDDPAEALAVRNGVEEILDLGEYLVNYGEFVENNHPLAPSSYTVEWWRQEFAETDADVQALRDDPRTDLANPTASEALRWATEFDCPLHPAYTFLWHDVSVDDAAALANAVDDGAVVPVESDGGVQEAAPDSGDAEETVLVVEATDTVRRVLERLLVEHVATDGEVRIADWRPLVRSLGLTAELDGAWTVDDLSAAAREWADGENAVRAINEVAPFTVRERAPTRIGNRMGRPEKSERRDLSPAVHTLTPIAEAGGSQRDIGAAARERTDEGQGVVSVEVGRRACDDCGETTYRTQCPDCGSHTEPVYECGSCEQVVDPDESGRVHCDRCDRDVTSAERRQLDIGARYHEALDAVGEREAAFEMLKGVKGLTSANKTPEPMEKGVLRAKHDVSAFKDGTVRYDMTDLPVTAVRPEELDVTAEDFRELGYETDIDGEPLRFDDQLVELKVQDIVLSDGAAEHLLQTADFVDDLLTEFYDLPAFYDVEERSDLVGELVFGMAPHTSAAVVGRVVGFTSASVGYAHPYFHAAKRRNCFHPATKVWYRDEDGAWHHERIETLVEERLSDPETDDFGTLVQELDGDVHVPSIDDEGEQVLKPVDAVSKHRAPDHLVEIETRGGRELTVTPDHEIHVFDGGLTSRRACEVTESDSLVVPAQLDVSGSATRFDLLEEFLESDDVPNESLMLKGLDKGELYDLFTETLEDDWDGQFYPLKSTAEHLGLTKQALSNYIYRDSVPASLLVELLGSADAVVERVPDDITLGMKRNTVEIDRFVDLDTDFATFLGYYAAEGFAREQPTPKGTIHQTTISGVETEARDFFVDAFDTALGVDAYRENDKKVTASGRLPRVFIESVLDGGVSSEDKRVPGCIFDAPDDIVAAYLGGYFSGDGTVDKTALEVSATTVSRELKEDLLALLTRLGITARVDTVDPVPLVEKFPEFYDEGDAMSEKSFVIRITSSDAVRFHENVDLHLTRKRDRLDARIEEIEPRTRRVFDGGSGAYAPDEVVGVSHTAADVDHTYCLTVADTHSLIANNTSQKQCDGDEDCVMLLMDGLLNFSQEFLPNQRGGRMDAPLVMSSRIDPTEIDDEAHNMDTVREYPLEFYEATQEMADPEDVDIEIAEDSLETKGAYHGFDHTHDTSDIALGPDLSAYKTLGSMMDKMDAQLELARKLRAVDETDVAERVIEYHFLPDLIGNLRAFSRQETRCLDCGKTYRRVPLSGDCRECGGRVNLTVHEGSVNKYMDTAIRVAEEFGCRPYTKQRLEVLEKSLESVFQNDQNKPSRLDDFM